From a region of the Gossypium raimondii isolate GPD5lz chromosome 10, ASM2569854v1, whole genome shotgun sequence genome:
- the LOC105777759 gene encoding bZIP transcription factor 18 isoform X2, giving the protein MQDPPSLKPNPDPPVPSNASSTTPSFPNPTTFRGSYHRRAQSEVQFRIPDDLDLVSDPFEGMGSEDDLFCSYMDIEKLGGSSKGAEEGGGATGSSTVGSAHNPKGDEISGGSAGMGEKTNEGGKGRHRYSNSVDGCSLMESIEAKKAMAPDKLAELWTIDPKRAKRIIANRQSAARSKERKARYISELERKVQTLQTEATTLSAQLTLFQRDTTGLTTENTELKLRLQAMEQQAQLRDALNEALKKEVERLKMATATAS; this is encoded by the exons ATGCAGGATCCACCAAGTCTGAAGCCGAACCCGGATCCACCGGTTCCCTCCAATGCATCATCCACCACCCCTTCTTTTCCCAACCCAACCACTTTCCGAGGCTCTTACCACAGGCGAGCCCAGTCTGAAGTTCAATTTCGGATCCCGGATGACTTGGATCTCGTTTCCGACCCTTTCGAAGGAATGGGATCCGAAGACGACTTGTTTTGCAGTTACATGGATATTGAGAAGCTAGGGGGATCATCTAAGGGAGCCGAAGAAGGAGGGGGTGCTACTGGCTCTTCAACTGTTGGATCCGCTCATAATCCCAAAGGAGATGAAATCAGTGGCGGGTCGGCGGGGATGGGGGAGAAGACTAATGAAGGTGGGAAAGGAAGGCATAGGTATAGTAATTCAGTTGATGGGTGCTCGCTAATGGAGTCCATTGAAGCTAAGAAAGCTATGGCTCCTGATAAGCTTGCTGAATTGTGGACTATTGACCCTAAGAGAGCCAAAAG GATCATCGCAAATCGTCAGTCAGCTGCTCGCTCTAAAGAGAGAAAAGCCCGATATATATCTGAACTGGAGAGAAAGGTCCAAACACTTCAAACGGAAGCAACTACTCTTTCTGCGCAACTAACCCTTTTCCAG AGAGATACAACAGGCTTGACTACTGAGAACACTGAGCTTAAGCTTCGGCTACAAGCTATGGAACAGCAGGCTCAGCTACGTGATG CTCTAAATGAAGCACTGAAGAAGGAAGTAGAGAGGCTCAAGATGGCTACCG CCACAGCAAGTTGA